In Grus americana isolate bGruAme1 chromosome 19, bGruAme1.mat, whole genome shotgun sequence, the following are encoded in one genomic region:
- the RILP gene encoding rab-interacting lysosomal protein isoform X1, with protein MAEPWRGAEPLWRTPPGRLAPPHVYRMAGALGAELRRLSGRFGPEAVAGLVPPVVRLLELLEALVAPAGAEGEAAAPPAGRQDAEDPEQRLWEAERRERALHGRLARLEEQNRQLLGQLAENQSQEDSTARKEREVMLRLKEVVDKQRDELRAQAHEIVCKSRDTEALQEQLHRFMAMNEDLRHKVAVVQAQLKSALEKKSDLEAAMLQTQKEMSRRSRTAPEIQWPKPSPEGAPSPAEEPQHQDAGKSPAHCCFSREELQQILQERNELKTNLFLVQEELAYYQRELLNEERVPSFFLDAMKSTIKRQRKKIRAKMLGTAEESASSDEDEGSWLPARGTDCTDAQPPESKIRSFFGLWYQGSSKDPPASSCSGAWEIIDSLDTQPEPKGESEPAAIPSDRATPPL; from the exons ATGGCGGAGCCGTGGCGGGGAGCGGAGCCGCTGTGGCGGACGCCGCCGGGCCGCTTGGCCCCGCCGCACGTTTACCGTATGGCGGGGGCGCTGGGCGCCGAGCTGCGCCGCCTCTCCGGCCGGTTCGGGCCTGAGGCCGTGGCCGGGCTGGTGCCGCCCGTCGTgcggctgctggagctgctggaggcgCTGGTGGCCCCGGCGGGCGCCGAGGGGGAGGCGGCGGCACCGCCGGCCGGGCGGCAGGACGCGGAG GACCCGGAGCAGAGGCTGTGGGAGGCCGAGCGCCGGGAGCGAGCCCTGCACGGCCGCCTGGCCCGCCTGGAGGAGCAGAACCGGCAGCTCCTGGGGCAGCTTGCGGAGAACCAGTCCCAGGAAG ATAGCACTGCGCGGAAGGAGCGGGAGGTGATGCTGCGGCTGAAGGAGGTGGTGGACAAGCAGAGGGATGAGCTTCGTGCCCAGGCCCACGAGATCGTCTGCAAGAGCCGAGACACAGAGGCG ctgcaggagcaaCTGCATCGCTTCATGGCCATGAACGAGGACCTGCGTCACAAGGTGGCCGTGGTGCAGGCTCAGCTCAAGAGCGCTCTGGAGAAGAAGTCGGACCTGGAAGCTGCGATGCTGCAAACCCAGAAGGAAatgagcaggaggagcaggactgCCCCTGAGATCCAGTGGCCAAAGCCCAGCCCG GAAGGAGCACCGTCACCCGCCGAGGAGCCGCAGCACCAGGACGCGGGCAAGAGCCCTGctcactgctgcttctccagggaagagctgcagcagaTCCTGCAAGAGCGGAATGAGCTCAAGACCAACCTGTTCTTGgtgcaggaggagctggctTATTACCAGCG GGAGCTGCTAAATGAAGAGAGAGTTCCCAGCTTCTTCTTGGATGCGATGAAGTCAACTatcaaaagacagagaaaaaaaattagagccAAAATGCTGGGAACGGCAGAGGAGTCGGCGAGCAG CGACGAAGATGAGGGTTCCTGGCTCCCAGCTCGTGGCACAGACTGCACAGATGCTCAGCCTCCCGAATCCAAAATTAGGAGCTT TTTTGGGCTGTGGTATCAGGGCAGCAGCAAAGACCCCCCCGCATCCAGCTGCTCCGGAGCCTGGGAAATCATCGACTCGCTGGACACGCAGCCGGAGCCGAAGGGAGAGAGCGAGCCGGCCGCCATCCCCTCCGACAGAGCCACGCCGCCCCTCTGA
- the PRPF8 gene encoding pre-mRNA-processing-splicing factor 8 has protein sequence MAAVFPYRGGCAPVPTPLAPLPDYMSEEKLQEKARKWQQLQAKRYAEKRKFGFVDAQKEDMPPEHVRKIIRDHGDMTNRKFRHDKRVYLGALKYMPHAVLKLLENMPMPWEQIRDVPVLYHITGAISFVNEIPWVIEPVYIAQWGSMWIMMRREKRDRRHFKRMRFPPFDDEEPPLDYADNILDVEPLEAIQLELDPEEDAPVLDWFYDHQPLKDNRKYVNGSTYQRWQFTLPMMSTLYRLANQLLTDLVDDNYFYLFDLKAFFTSKALNMAIPGGPKFEPLVRDINLQDEDWNEFNDINKIIIRQPIRTEYKIAFPYLYNNLPHHVHLTWYHTPNVVFIKTEDPDLPAFYFDPLINPISHRHSVKSQEPLPDDDEEFELPEFVEPFLKDTPLYTDNTANGIALLWAPRPFNLRSGRTRRALDIPLVKNWYREHCPAGQPVKVRVSYQKLLKYYVLNALKHRPPKAQKKRYLFRSFKATKFFQSTKLDWVEVGLQVCRQGYNMLNLLIHRKNLNYLHLDYNFNLKPVKTLTTKERKKSRFGNAFHLCREVLRLTKLVVDSHVQYRLGNVDAFQLADGLQYIFAHVGQLTGMYRYKYKLMRQIRMCKDLKHLIYYRFNTGPVGKGPGCGFWAPGWRVWLFFMRGITPLLERWLGNLLARQFEGRHSKGVAKTVTKQRVESHFDLELRAAVMHDILDMMPEGIKQNKARTILQHLSEAWRCWKANIPWKVPGLPTPIENMILRYVKAKADWWTNTAHYNRERIRRGATVDKTVCKKNLGRLTRLYLKAEQERQHNYLKDGPYITAEEAVAVYTTTVHWLESRRFSPIPFPPLSYKHDTKLLILALERLKEAYSVKSRLNQSQREELGLIEQAYDNPHEALSRIKRHLLTQRAFKEVGIEFMDLYSHLVPVYDVEPLEKITDAYLDQYLWYEADKRRLFPPWIKPADTEPPPLLVYKWCQGINNLQDVWETSEGECNVMLESRFEKMYEKIDLTLLNRLLRLIVDHNIADYMTAKNNVVINYKDMNHTNSYGIIRGLQFASFIVQYYGLVMDLLVLGLHRASEMAGPPQMPNDFLSFQDIATEVAHPIRLFCRYIDRIHIFFRFTADEARDLIQRYLTEHPDPNNENIVGYNNKKCWPRDARMRLMKHDVNLGRAVFWDIKNRLPRSVTTVQWENSFVSVYSKDNPNLLFNMCGFECRILPKCRTSYEEFTHKDGVWNLQNEVTKERTAQCFLRVDDESMQRFHNRVRQILMASGSTTFTKIVNKWNTALIGLMTYFREAVVNTQELLDLLVKCENKIQTRIKIGLNSKMPSRFPPVVFYTPKELGGLGMLSMGHVLIPQSDLRWSKQTDVGITHFRSGMSHEEDQLIPNLYRYIQPWESEFIDSQRVWAEYALKRQEAIAQNRRLTLEDLEDSWDRGIPRINTLFQKDRHTLAYDKGWRVRTDFKQYQVLKQNPFWWTHQRHDGKLWNLNNYRTDMIQALGGVEGILEHTLFKGTYFPTWEGLFWEKASGFEESMKWKKLTNAQRSGLNQIPNRRFTLWWSPTINRANVYVGFQVQLDLTGIFMHGKIPTLKISLIQIFRAHLWQKIHESIVMDLCQVFDQELDALEIETVQKETIHPRKSYKMNSSCADILLFASYKWNVSRPSLLADSKDVMDSTTTQKYWIDIQLRWGDYDSHDIERYARAKFLDYTTDNMSIYPSPTGVLIAIDLAYNLHSAYGNWFPGSKPLIQQAMAKIMKANPALYVLRERIRKGLQLYSSEPTEPYLSSQNYGELFSNQIIWFVDDTNVYRVTIHKTFEGNLTTKPINGAIFIFNPRTGQLFLKIIHTSVWAGQKRLGQLAKWKTAEEVAALIRSLPVEEQPKQIIVTRKGMLDPLEVHLLDFPNIVIKGSELQLPFQACLKVEKFGDLILKATEPQMVLFNLYDDWLKTISSYTAFSRLILILRALHVNNDRAKVILKPDKTTITEPHHIWPTLTDEEWIKVEVQLKDLILADYGKKNNVNVASLTQSEIRDIILGMEISAPSQQRQQIAEIEKQTKEQSQLTATQTRTVNKHGDEIITSTTSNYETQTFSSKTEWRVRAISAANLHLRTNHIYVSSDDIKETGYTYILPKNVLKKFICISDLRAQIAGYLYGVSPPDNPQVKEIRCIVMVPQWGTHQTVHLPGQLPQHEYLKEMEPLGWIHTQPNESPQLSPQDVTTHAKVMADNPSWDGEKTIIITCSFTPGSCTLTAYKLTPSGYEWGRQNTDKGNNPKGYLPSHYERVQMLLSDRFLGFFMVPAQGSWNYNFMGVRHDPNMKYELQLANPKEFYHEVHRPSHFLNFALLQEGEVYSADREDLYA, from the exons ATGGCCGCCGTCTTCCCGTACCGCGGCGGCTGCGCCCCGGTGCCCACCCCGCTGGCGCCGCTGCCCGACTACATGTCTGAGGAGAAGCTGCAGGAGAAAG cccgcaagtggcagcagctgcaggccaAGCGCTATGCGGAGAAGAGGAAATTCGGCTTCGTGGACGCGCAGAAAGAGGACATGCCCCCCGAGCACGTCCGGAAGATCATCCGCGACCACGGCGACATGACCAACAGGAAGTTCCGTCACGACAAGCGTGTCTACCTGGG TGCTCTGAAGTACATGCCTCATGCTGTTCTGAAGCTCTTGGAGAACATGCCCATGCCATGGGAGCAGATCAGAGATGTTCCAGTCTTGTACCATATCACAGGCGCCATCTCTTTTGTGAATGAGATTCCCTGGGTGATAGAGCCAGTGTACATTGCTCAGTGGGG GTCAATGTGGATTATGATGAGGCGAGAGAAGAGAGATAGACGTCACTTCAAGAGGATGAGGTTCCCCCCGTTTGATGATGAAGAACCCCCTCTGGATTATGCTGATAACATCCTGGATGTGGAGCCCCTGGAAGCAATTCAGCTTGAGCTGGATCCAGAGGAGGATGCTCCTGTGCTGGACTGGTTCTATGACCACCAGCCGCTGAAAGACAACAGGAA GTATGTAAACGGTTCAACATACCAGCGTTGGCAGTTCACTCTCCCAATGATGTCCACGCTGTACCGGCTGGCTAATCAACTGCTCACTGACCTTGTGGATGACAACTATTTCTATTTGTTTGACCTGAAAGCATTCTTTACCTCCAAGGCACTGAACATGGCTATTCCTGGAGGTCCCAAGTTTGAGCCTCTTGTCAGAGACATCAATCTTCA GGATGAAGACTGGAATGAGTTTAATGACATCAACAAAATTATCATCAGGCAGCCGATCAGGACAGAGTACAAAATTGCTTTCCCGTACCTGTACAATAACCTGCCACACCATGTCCACCTGACCTG GTATCATACTCCAAACGTCgttttcattaaaacagaagATCCTGATCTCCCAGCTTTTTACTTTGATCCACTGATCAACCCCATTTCACACAGACATTCTGTCAAG AGTCAAGAACCGTTGCCTGATGATGATGAAGAGTTTGAATTGCCAGAGTTTGTGGAACCTTTCCTGAAGGATACCCCACTCTACACAGATAACACAGCCAACGGCATTGCCTTGCTGTGGGCCCCACGGCCCTTCAACTTGAGGTCTGGGAGGACTCGGAGAGCTCTTGATATCCCACTGGTCAAGAACTG GTATCGTGAGCACTGCCCAGCAGGCCAGCCAGTGAAAGTGCGAGTCTCCTATCAGAAGCTACTGAAATACTACGTTCTGAATGCGCTCAAGCACAGACCCCCAAAGGCCCAGAAGAAGAG GTACCTGTTCCGCTCCTTCAAGGCTACAAAGTTTTTCCAGTCGACGAAGCTGGACTGGGTGGAAGTAGGCCTGCAGGTGTGTCGCCAGGGCTACAATATGCTGAACTTGCTGATCCACAGAAAGAACCTGAACTACCTTCACTTGGATTACAACTTCAACCTGAAGCCCGTGAAGACACTCACCACTAAG gaaaggaaaaaatctcgTTTTGGTAATGCTTTCCATTTGTGCCGAGAGGTTTTGCGGCTCACTAAGTTGGTGGTGGACAGCCACGTCCAATACAGACTTGGAAATGTGGATGCGTTTCAG TTGGCGGATGGCTTGCAGTACATCTTTGCCCATGTGGGTCAGCTGACAGGAATGTACCGATACAAATACAAACTGATGCGGCAGATTCGTATGTGCAAGGACCTGAAACATCTCATCTACTACAGGTTTAACACA gGGCCTGTGGGCAAAGGTCCTGGCTGTGGCTTCTGGGCTCCTGGCTGGAGAGTATGGCTGTTCTTCATGAGGGGCATCACGCCACTGCTGGAACGCTGGCTGGGGAATCTGCTGGCCAGGCAGTTTGAAG GCCGTCACTCCAAGGGTGTAGCAAAGACTGTCACGAAGCAGCGTGTGGAGTCTCACTTTGACCTGGAGCTGAGGGCAGCCGTTATGCATGACATTCTGGACATGATGCCAGAAGGAATCAAACAGAACAAAGCCAGAACCATCCTGCAGCATCTGAGCGAGGCGTGGCGGTGCTGGAAGGCCAATATCCCCTGGAAG GTGCCGGGGCTGCCAACTCCTATTGAAAACATGATCCTGAGGTATGTGAAGGCAAAAGCTGACTGGTGGACAAATACAGCTCACTACAACAGGGAGCGGATCCGTCGAGGTGCCACTGTCGACAAAACTGTCTGTAAGAAGAATCTGGGCCGGCTGACCAGACTCTACTTAAAAGCTGAGCAGGAGCGGCAGCATAATTACTTGAAG GATGGGCCTTACATCACTGCGGAAGAGGCTGTTGCTGTGTACACAACCACAGTgcactggctggaaagcaggagGTTCTCGCCCATTCCCTTCCCCCCGCTGTCCTACAAACATGACACCAAGTTGCTCATATTAGCCCTGGAGAGGCTGAAGGAAGCTTACAG tgTGAAGTCTCGCCTGAATCAGTCACAGAGAGAGGAGTTAGGCTTGATTGAACAGGCTTATGATAATCCTCATGAAGCTCTGTCCAGAATCAAGCGACACCTTTTAACTCAGAGAGCCTTCAAGGAA gtgGGTATTGAGTTCATGGATCTCTACAGCCACTTAGTTCCTGTTTATGATGTTGAGCCCTTGGAGAAAATCACAGATGCTTATCTGGATCAGTACTTGTGGTATGAGGCTGATAAGCGACGACTCTTCCCCCCATGGATCAAACCTGCTGACACTGAACCTCCTCCACTGTTGGTGTACAAGTGGTGCCAAG GCATTAATAATCTGCAAGACGTTTGGGAAACGAGTGAAGGTGAATGCAATGTGATGCTGGAATCTCGATTTGAGAAGATGTATGAGAAGATTGACCTGACATTGCTCAACAGGCTGTTGCGTCTTATTGTTGATCACAACATTGCTGACTACATGACAGCAAAGAACAACGTGGTGATCAACTACAAG GACATGAATCACACGAATTCCTACGGGATTATTCGTGGGCTGCAGTTTGCTTCCTTCATTGTCCAGTATTATGGGCTGGTGATGGACCTGCTGGTGCTGGGTCTGCACCGTGCCAGTGAAATGGCTGGGCCTCCCCAGATGCCAAATGACTTCCTCAGCTTCCAAGACATTGCCACTGAGGTAGCCCATCCCATTCGCCTCTTCTGTAGATACATCGACCGTATTCACATCTTCTTCAG GTTTACAGCAGATGAGGCAAGAGACTTGATTCAACGGTACCTGACAGAGCACCCAGATCCCAACAATGAGAACATCGTAGGCTACAACAACAAGAAGTGCTGGCCCCGGGATGCTCGGATGCGCCTCATGAAACATGATGTGAACCT TGGTCGTGCTGTATTCTGGGATATCAAGAACCGTTTGCCTCGATCAGTCACCACAGTGCAGTGGGAGAATAGCTTCGTATCCGTTTACAGCAAGGATAACCCCAATTTGCTGTTTAACATGTGCGGTTTTGAGTGCCGCATCTTGCCCAAGTGCCGCACCAGCTACGAGGAGTTCACCCACAAGGATGGTGTCTGGAACCTGCAGAATGAG GTCACCAAGGAGCGCACAGCTCAGTGCTTCCTGCGTGTGGATGATGAGTCTATGCAGAGATTTCACAACAGAGTGAGGCAGATCCTCATGGCGTCTGGCTCCACAACCTTCACTAAG ATTGTCAATAAATGGAATACAGCTCTGATTGGCTTGATGACATATTTCCGGGAAGCTGTTGTAAATACTCAGGAGTTGCTTGATTTGCTGGTGAAGTGTGAAAATAAGATCCAGACTCGAATCAAAATTGGTCTGAATTCCAAAATGCCCAGCCGTTTTCCACCAGTGGTATTTTACACCCCTAAAGAGCTGGGAGGACTGGGCATGCTCTCCATGGGCCACGTTCTTATCCCGCAGTCTGACCTGAG GTGGTCCAAGCAGACGGATGTTGGCATCACTCACTTCCGCTCAGGAATGAGTCATGAGGAGGACCAGCTCATCCCCAATTTGTATCGTTACATCCAGCCATGGGAGAGTGAATTCATTGACTCTCAGAGAGTATGGGCAGAGTATGCCCTCAAGCGACAAGAGGCTATAGCCCAGAACAG gcgTCTGACGCTGGAGGATCTGGAGGACTCGTGGGACAGAGGAATTCCTCGTATTAACACTCTTTTCCAGAAGGACCGGCATACCCTAGCTTATGATAAAGGATGGAGAGTCAGGACTGACTTCAAACAGTATCAG GTCTTGAAACAGAACCCGTTCTGGTGGACACATCAGCGCCATGATGGGAAACTCTGGAACCTGAACAACTACCGCACAGATATGATCCAGGCACTTGGTGGAGTGGAAGGGATCCTGGAGCACACTCTTTTCAAGGGCACTTACTTCCCCACATGGGAGGGTCTCTTCTG GGAGAAGGCCAGTGGCTTTGAGGAGTCTATGAAGTGGAAGAAGCTGACAAATGCCCAGAGATCGGGTTTGAACCAGATTCCAAACAGAAGATTCACCTTGTGGTGGTCTCCTACCATTAACAGAGCCAAC gtaTATGTTGGGTTTCAGGTGCAGCTGGATTTGACAGGCATCTTTATGCATGGCAAGATCCCCACGCTGAAGATTTCTCTCATTCAGATTTTCCGAGCTCATTTGTGGCAAAAGATCCATGAGAGCATTGTAATGGATTTGTGTCAG GTGTTTGATCAAGAGCTGGATGCTCTGGAGATTGAGACAGTGCAGAAAGAAACGATCCATCCCAGGAAGTCATACAAGATGAATTCCTCGTGTGCAGATATCCTTCTTTTTGCTTCCTATAAGTGGAATGTGTCACGTCCATCATTGCTCGCAGATTCCAA AGATGTGATGGACAGCACCACCACTCAGAAGTACTGGATAGATATCCAGCTGCGCTGGGGAGATTACGATTCCCATGATATCGAGCGCTATGCAAGAGCCAAGTTCCTGGACTACACTACAGACAACATGAGTATCTATCCATCTCCCACTGGTGTGCTCATTGCCATTGATCTGGCCTATAACTTGCACAG tgCTTATGGGAACTGGTTCCCTGGGAGCAAACCGCTGATCCAGCAGGCTATGGCAAAAATTATGAAAGCAAATCCTGCGCTGTATGTGTTGAGAGAACGAATCCGCAAGGGGTTGCAGCTCTACTCCTCTGAGCCCACAGAACCGTACCTTTCCTCCCAGAACTATGGAGAGCTCTTCTCCAACCAGATCATCTggtttgtggatgacaccaaTGTGTACAGAGTGACCATTCACAAG ACTTTTGAAGGGAATTTGACCACAAAACCCATCAATGGAGCCATTTTCATCTTCAATCCCAGAACTGGACAGCTCTTCCTGAAGATCATCCATACATCTGTGTGGGCAGGACAGAAGCGTCTTGGACAG CTGGCCAAATGGAAGACTGCTGAAGAAGTGGCTGCCTTGATTCGATCACTTCCTGTGGAGGAGCAGCCTAAGCAGATCATAGTGACGCGGAAGGGCATGTTGGACCCGCTTGAG GTGCACTTGCTGGATTTCCCCAATATTGTGATCAAAGGCTCAGAGTTGCAGCTGCCCTTCCAGGCCTGTCTGAAAGTGGAAAAGTTCGGTGATCTCATCCTGAAGGCCACCGAACCCCAGATGGTTCTCTTCAACCTCTATGATGACTGGCTGAAAACCATCTCTTCCTACACG GCATTCTCTCGTTTGATTCTGATTCTCCGGGCACTACATGTGAATAACGATCGAGCCAAAGTTATTCTGAAACCAGATAAGACAACCATAACTGAGCCTCACCACATCTGGCCGACCCTGACAGATGAGGAGTGGATCAAGGTGGAGGTGCAGCTGAAGGATCTCATCCTTGCTGACTATGGCAAGAAGAACAA TGTGAACGTTGCATCCCTGACACAGTCAGAGATCCGAGACATTATCCTGGGCATGGAGATCTCTGCCCCCTCTCAGCAGAGACAGCAAATTGCAGAAATTGAGAAGCAAACCAAGGAGCAGTCGCAACTGACAGCCACGCAGACCCGCACTGTTAACAAACATGGGGATGAGATCATCACCTCTACAACCAGCAACTATGAAACCCAGACTTTCTCCTCCAAGACTGAGTGGCGAGTCAG AGCGATTTCTGCTGCCAACCTCCACCTCCGAACAAACCACATTTATGTTTCATCAGACGATATAAAGGAAACAGGCTATACGTACATTCTTCCCAAGAATGTGTTGAAGAAATTCATCTGCATCTCAGATCTGCGGGCCCAG ATTGCGGGTTACCTGTATGGAGTGAGCCCTCCTGACAACCCCCAAGTGAAGGAGATCCGGTGCATTGTGATGGTGCCACAGTGGGGAACGCACCAGACTGTGCATCTCCCGGGGCAGCTGCCGCAGCATGAATATCTCAAG GAAATGGAACCTCTGGGGTGGATTCACACCCAACCAAACGAGTCCCCTCAGCTCTCACCGCAGGATGTCACAACCCATGCCAAGGTCATGGCTGACAACCCCtcctgggatggggagaagacTATCATCATCACCTGCAG tTTTACGCCAGGCTCCTGCACGCTGACAGCCTACAAACTGACCCCGAGCGGCTACGAGTGGGGCAGGCAGAACACGGACAAAGGGAACAACCCCAAGGGCTACCTGCCATCCCACTACGAGAGGGTGCAGATGCTGCTCTCGGATCGCTTCCTTGGCTTCTTCATGGTCCCAGCGCAAGGGTCCTGGAACTACAACTTCATGG GTGTTCGCCACGACCCCAACATGAAGTATGAGCTGCAGCTCGCTAACCCCAAGGAGTTTTACCACGAGGTCCATCGTCCTTCTCACTTCCTCAACTttgccctgctgcaggagggggaGGTCTACTCTGCCGACCGGGAGGACCTCTACGCCTag
- the RILP gene encoding rab-interacting lysosomal protein isoform X2, which translates to MAEPWRGAEPLWRTPPGRLAPPHVYRMAGALGAELRRLSGRFGPEAVAGLVPPVVRLLELLEALVAPAGAEGEAAAPPAGRQDAEDPEQRLWEAERRERALHGRLARLEEQNRQLLGQLAENQSQEDSTARKEREVMLRLKEVVDKQRDELRAQAHEIVCKSRDTEALQEQLHRFMAMNEDLRHKVAVVQAQLKSALEKKSDLEAAMLQTQKEMSRRSRTAPEIQWPKPSPEGAPSPAEEPQHQDAGKSPAHCCFSREELQQILQERNELKTNLFLVQEELAYYQRELLNEERVPSFFLDAMKSTIKRQRKKIRAKMLGTAEESASRDQRCNVCTGCLVLA; encoded by the exons ATGGCGGAGCCGTGGCGGGGAGCGGAGCCGCTGTGGCGGACGCCGCCGGGCCGCTTGGCCCCGCCGCACGTTTACCGTATGGCGGGGGCGCTGGGCGCCGAGCTGCGCCGCCTCTCCGGCCGGTTCGGGCCTGAGGCCGTGGCCGGGCTGGTGCCGCCCGTCGTgcggctgctggagctgctggaggcgCTGGTGGCCCCGGCGGGCGCCGAGGGGGAGGCGGCGGCACCGCCGGCCGGGCGGCAGGACGCGGAG GACCCGGAGCAGAGGCTGTGGGAGGCCGAGCGCCGGGAGCGAGCCCTGCACGGCCGCCTGGCCCGCCTGGAGGAGCAGAACCGGCAGCTCCTGGGGCAGCTTGCGGAGAACCAGTCCCAGGAAG ATAGCACTGCGCGGAAGGAGCGGGAGGTGATGCTGCGGCTGAAGGAGGTGGTGGACAAGCAGAGGGATGAGCTTCGTGCCCAGGCCCACGAGATCGTCTGCAAGAGCCGAGACACAGAGGCG ctgcaggagcaaCTGCATCGCTTCATGGCCATGAACGAGGACCTGCGTCACAAGGTGGCCGTGGTGCAGGCTCAGCTCAAGAGCGCTCTGGAGAAGAAGTCGGACCTGGAAGCTGCGATGCTGCAAACCCAGAAGGAAatgagcaggaggagcaggactgCCCCTGAGATCCAGTGGCCAAAGCCCAGCCCG GAAGGAGCACCGTCACCCGCCGAGGAGCCGCAGCACCAGGACGCGGGCAAGAGCCCTGctcactgctgcttctccagggaagagctgcagcagaTCCTGCAAGAGCGGAATGAGCTCAAGACCAACCTGTTCTTGgtgcaggaggagctggctTATTACCAGCG GGAGCTGCTAAATGAAGAGAGAGTTCCCAGCTTCTTCTTGGATGCGATGAAGTCAACTatcaaaagacagagaaaaaaaattagagccAAAATGCTGGGAACGGCAGAGGAGTCGGCGAGCAG AGATCAAAGGTGTAATGTCTGCACTGGATGTCTTGTTCTGGCTTAG